One stretch of Schlesneria sp. DSM 10557 DNA includes these proteins:
- the recR gene encoding recombination mediator RecR yields MARGEEQARHPYGSAVGNLIERLATLPGIGRKSAERLANYLLDCGEEEANALAEAIRQVKLMVRPCRICFNLTEGDTCAICNDPRRDQHTVCVVEQPRDLLALEAASIFHGVYHVLGGRLAPLNGIGPDDLNIAALVKRVRQGGVTEILMATNPTLEGDGTALYISNLLANDPVKITRLARGIASGSVLEFANREMLADAIRGRQSF; encoded by the coding sequence ATGGCCAGAGGTGAGGAGCAGGCACGACATCCCTATGGTTCTGCCGTCGGGAATCTGATCGAGCGACTTGCGACCCTGCCAGGTATCGGGCGCAAATCAGCAGAACGTCTTGCGAATTATTTGCTCGACTGCGGTGAAGAGGAAGCCAATGCGCTCGCCGAAGCCATCCGTCAGGTCAAATTGATGGTTCGTCCCTGTCGCATCTGCTTCAACCTGACTGAGGGTGACACATGCGCCATTTGCAATGATCCACGACGCGACCAGCACACCGTTTGCGTGGTGGAGCAGCCACGCGATCTGCTCGCTCTGGAAGCAGCCTCGATCTTCCATGGGGTGTATCACGTTTTGGGAGGTCGACTCGCCCCACTCAATGGAATCGGGCCTGATGATCTCAACATCGCCGCACTCGTGAAACGTGTCCGGCAGGGGGGGGTCACCGAGATTTTGATGGCAACGAACCCGACACTCGAAGGGGATGGAACCGCGTTATACATCTCGAATCTGCTCGCGAATGACCCGGTCAAAATTACGAGGCTCGCCCGAGGAATTGCCTCGGGCAGCGTGCTGGAGTTCGCCAACCGAGAGATGCTGGCGGACGCCATTCGGGGCAGACAGTCATTCTAG
- a CDS encoding YbaB/EbfC family nucleoid-associated protein, with protein sequence MFKELGQIASLMKQAQGMQGKIAETKERLANLQCDGEAGAGMVRVTVAGTMRLIECKIDPSLFKSGDEEMVEDLIVAAANQAFEKLMQKQAEEMSAITSGINLPGMGDAFSGMGFGK encoded by the coding sequence ATGTTCAAGGAACTTGGCCAGATCGCTTCGCTGATGAAGCAAGCGCAAGGAATGCAGGGCAAGATCGCCGAGACCAAAGAGCGATTGGCGAATCTGCAGTGCGACGGTGAGGCGGGGGCGGGGATGGTTCGCGTCACTGTCGCCGGCACGATGCGACTGATCGAATGTAAAATTGATCCCAGCCTGTTTAAGTCGGGTGATGAAGAGATGGTCGAAGACCTGATCGTTGCCGCGGCCAATCAGGCTTTTGAGAAGCTCATGCAGAAGCAGGCGGAAGAGATGAGCGCCATCACCAGCGGAATCAATCTGCCAGGAATGGGCGACGCGTTCTCCGGTATGGGATTTGGCAAGTAA
- the mqnC gene encoding cyclic dehypoxanthinyl futalosine synthase: protein MSAEVNRLLEKAVAGQRLTPEEGLKLLESHDLVAIGEAANQVTRRLHPERFRTFNIDRNINYTNVCSAVCDFCAFFRKPKSPEGYVLDKETIFKKIEETVALGGDQILMQGGMNPDLPLEWYEDLLRSLKERFPQVNLHCFSPPEIHAIHKLTRLPVKTVLERLKAAGLGSLPGGGGEILVDRVRKAMTRGKCLTDDWLNVCREWHLLGGKGSATMMFGHIETLAERIEHLERLRQLQDETGGFTAFICWTFQPDNTEMAHISPVGSYEYLKTQAVARLYLDNFPNIQSSWVTQGEKIGGLALHFGANDMGSLMIEENVVAEAGTVHHLTLETIKRLIRDAGYIPRQRNVYYQYIDEEPAAVANKTSELLPVLR from the coding sequence GTGTCAGCTGAAGTGAATCGATTGCTTGAGAAGGCCGTGGCGGGGCAACGACTGACACCCGAGGAAGGGCTGAAACTTCTCGAATCACATGACCTGGTCGCGATCGGTGAAGCAGCGAATCAGGTGACACGACGCCTGCATCCAGAGCGTTTCCGCACTTTCAATATCGACCGCAACATCAATTACACCAATGTTTGCTCGGCGGTCTGCGACTTCTGTGCATTCTTCCGGAAACCCAAGAGCCCTGAAGGCTACGTTCTCGACAAAGAAACCATCTTCAAGAAGATCGAAGAAACCGTTGCACTGGGCGGGGACCAAATCCTGATGCAGGGGGGGATGAACCCCGACTTGCCGCTGGAATGGTACGAAGATCTGTTACGGTCACTCAAAGAGCGATTCCCCCAGGTCAATCTGCACTGCTTTTCCCCTCCTGAAATTCACGCAATCCACAAACTGACACGCCTCCCGGTCAAAACCGTGCTGGAGCGACTGAAGGCGGCTGGATTGGGAAGTCTGCCCGGAGGTGGGGGCGAAATCCTGGTCGATCGAGTTCGTAAGGCCATGACGCGCGGTAAATGCCTGACCGACGACTGGCTGAACGTCTGTCGCGAATGGCATCTGCTGGGAGGCAAGGGGTCGGCCACGATGATGTTTGGACACATCGAGACATTGGCGGAACGGATCGAACACCTTGAGCGACTGCGACAACTTCAGGACGAAACCGGCGGCTTCACCGCCTTCATCTGCTGGACATTCCAGCCGGACAACACGGAAATGGCTCACATTTCACCCGTGGGTTCGTATGAGTACCTCAAGACTCAAGCCGTCGCGCGGTTGTACCTGGACAACTTCCCGAACATCCAGTCATCCTGGGTGACCCAGGGCGAAAAAATTGGTGGGCTGGCCCTTCATTTCGGGGCGAACGATATGGGTTCGCTGATGATCGAAGAAAACGTGGTTGCCGAAGCGGGAACAGTGCACCACCTGACCCTGGAAACGATCAAGCGCCTGATTCGCGATGCGGGATATATCCCTCGCCAGCGAAATGTTTACTACCAGTACATCGATGAAGAACCGGCCGCCGTTGCGAACAAAACCTCAGAACTGCTGCCAGTCCTGAGGTAA
- the dnaX gene encoding DNA polymerase III subunit gamma/tau — protein MQPQYTVLARRFRPQTFTEVVGQERVAQTLRNAIQEGRVAHAYLFTGARGVGKTSMARIFAKALNCPFLKDGVPCNECEQCRGISVGQDVDVSEIDGASNRGIDDIRSLRANVNVKSMRSKYKVYIIDEVHMLTKEAFNALLKTLEEPPPMVKFVFCTTEANKVPDTILSRCQRFDFGTISTDNITMRLRQLAEAEGFQVDEAALELVARRAAGSMRDSQSLFDQLLAFGSEHITSADVHRLLGTAPDDRLTGLVDALIERRQDEVLIRLEQSVKEGVQLEAFTDQLVAYFRDLMVAACGAAEVPLLSVGDDSRETINRQASAWGLQTIAAAMQILAEAKARMQRVSYGRALAELALVRISFLADLDRLDTLIAQLKGGQGVPLPPRTTRMTAERPASPPDRPLLPPGPKSTNIGPAEKKNDLNPPKVESQPPAVAEVTTDEAVQTPAVLELKSGCEKELQSLIADRMNDIVGASVRRIPSIAIIGPNTLEFCVPINYDLDRKALDRPDTVNRLEAIVAELVGQKVRILFRTGEAVQTAAKPTAAVAAVSRNQVIDEPEDPYIQQITEVFGVKSWSVKELVAEATDERTEDAPE, from the coding sequence ATGCAACCTCAATATACCGTCCTCGCACGTCGATTCCGGCCCCAGACGTTTACTGAAGTCGTTGGGCAGGAACGAGTTGCTCAGACACTGCGCAACGCCATCCAGGAAGGTCGGGTTGCCCACGCCTACCTGTTTACAGGCGCCCGCGGCGTCGGCAAGACGTCTATGGCCCGCATTTTTGCGAAGGCCCTCAACTGTCCTTTCCTTAAAGACGGCGTCCCCTGCAACGAGTGCGAGCAGTGCCGTGGGATTTCGGTGGGACAGGACGTCGATGTTTCCGAAATCGACGGCGCGTCAAACCGCGGGATCGATGACATTCGGTCGCTGCGCGCGAATGTGAACGTCAAGTCGATGCGATCGAAGTACAAAGTGTACATCATCGACGAAGTCCACATGCTGACCAAAGAGGCCTTCAACGCGTTGCTGAAGACGCTGGAAGAGCCGCCCCCCATGGTCAAGTTCGTCTTCTGTACGACAGAGGCGAACAAAGTCCCCGACACCATCCTGTCGCGTTGTCAGCGTTTCGACTTCGGAACGATTTCTACCGATAATATCACGATGCGGTTGCGACAACTGGCCGAGGCGGAAGGCTTTCAGGTCGATGAAGCGGCATTAGAACTGGTCGCCCGCCGAGCTGCAGGATCGATGCGAGACAGCCAGTCTCTGTTCGATCAACTGCTGGCCTTCGGATCAGAACACATCACGAGCGCGGATGTGCATCGCCTGCTGGGGACGGCACCCGACGATCGTTTGACGGGCCTGGTTGATGCGCTGATCGAGCGACGGCAGGATGAAGTCCTGATCCGACTTGAACAGTCTGTGAAGGAAGGGGTGCAGCTCGAGGCGTTTACAGACCAGTTAGTGGCCTACTTCCGCGATCTGATGGTGGCCGCTTGCGGCGCTGCAGAAGTGCCCCTCTTGAGCGTCGGGGATGACAGCCGCGAAACGATCAACCGGCAGGCCAGTGCCTGGGGACTTCAGACGATTGCCGCCGCAATGCAGATCCTGGCAGAGGCCAAGGCACGGATGCAGCGAGTCTCATACGGACGCGCGCTGGCGGAACTGGCGCTCGTTCGCATCTCGTTTCTGGCCGACCTGGACCGACTGGACACTTTGATTGCGCAGCTCAAGGGAGGGCAGGGGGTTCCCCTTCCGCCAAGGACGACTAGAATGACTGCTGAACGCCCTGCCAGTCCTCCCGATCGGCCTCTTCTTCCGCCTGGCCCAAAATCAACCAATATTGGTCCCGCGGAAAAAAAAAATGACTTGAACCCGCCCAAGGTGGAGAGTCAGCCACCAGCGGTGGCAGAAGTTACAACGGATGAAGCCGTACAGACGCCTGCGGTCCTCGAACTTAAATCCGGTTGTGAAAAAGAGTTGCAATCATTGATCGCGGACCGTATGAATGATATTGTCGGTGCATCGGTCCGGCGAATCCCATCAATAGCAATTATTGGGCCAAACACATTGGAGTTTTGCGTCCCAATCAACTATGATTTGGATCGGAAAGCGTTAGACCGACCTGACACAGTCAATCGGCTTGAGGCCATTGTTGCAGAATTAGTTGGTCAAAAGGTCCGGATTCTGTTCCGGACAGGCGAAGCAGTGCAAACCGCAGCCAAACCAACTGCTGCAGTCGCGGCCGTGAGTCGAAACCAGGTGATTGACGAGCCAGAAGACCCATATATCCAGCAAATCACAGAAGTCTTCGGGGTCAAAAGCTGGAGCGTCAAAGAGTTGGTTGCGGAAGCTACAGACGAACGAACTGAGGATGCACCGGAGTAA
- a CDS encoding homoserine dehydrogenase produces MTSALQIGIIGLGNVGTGVAKILTQHPDRIRQRAGRPIEIRRAVVRDLHRSREIDLPQGVITDQIESVIHDPQIQVAVELMGGIHPAKEVVLALLEAGKDVVTANKALLCEHGDEIFAAAKRFGRTVCFEAAVAGGIPIIAAVGQSMAANQIMGIQAILNGTTNYILSEMLFRGQSYDDALKDAQKLGYAEADPTLDVNGTDAAQKLGILAQLSFGTKVTASEFHVTGIDKLEQVDIKHAKDMGYVIKLLASVKLVDGKLEMSVRPTLIKNDRPLAQIHGPFNAILLEGDVVGNVWYSGRGAGQLPTASAVTADIIDLAIGRAQLTFAQLDLWRDTPEFPLIDGDAASSRYFLRLSVEDRPNVMAEVTGILGRHGISLATVIQPEAPEVDDESKAVPIVPLIIMTHRTTAGCLAAAERDLDRLGSVRSPRMVLAVAD; encoded by the coding sequence ATGACTTCGGCTTTGCAAATTGGCATTATCGGATTGGGCAACGTCGGAACCGGCGTCGCCAAAATTTTGACTCAACATCCCGACCGGATTCGACAACGAGCGGGCAGACCTATCGAAATCCGACGAGCCGTTGTTCGGGACCTCCATCGGTCGCGGGAAATTGATCTGCCGCAAGGGGTTATCACCGATCAAATCGAATCGGTCATCCATGATCCCCAAATTCAGGTCGCTGTGGAACTGATGGGGGGGATTCACCCCGCCAAGGAAGTTGTCCTCGCCTTGCTGGAGGCTGGCAAAGACGTGGTGACGGCGAATAAGGCCCTGCTCTGTGAGCATGGCGATGAAATTTTCGCTGCTGCAAAGCGTTTTGGCCGAACCGTTTGCTTCGAAGCGGCCGTCGCCGGGGGAATTCCGATTATCGCCGCGGTCGGGCAATCGATGGCTGCCAACCAGATCATGGGGATTCAGGCGATCCTGAATGGGACCACCAACTACATCCTTTCTGAAATGTTATTTCGGGGACAATCGTACGACGACGCCCTGAAGGACGCGCAGAAGCTGGGGTATGCCGAAGCGGATCCCACTCTTGACGTCAATGGAACCGATGCGGCGCAGAAACTTGGGATCCTGGCGCAGCTTTCTTTTGGTACCAAAGTGACGGCTTCGGAATTCCACGTCACGGGCATCGACAAGCTGGAACAGGTTGATATCAAGCATGCAAAGGACATGGGGTATGTCATTAAGCTGCTTGCCAGTGTGAAACTGGTCGACGGAAAGCTGGAAATGAGTGTCCGACCGACGTTGATCAAGAACGATCGACCTCTGGCGCAGATTCATGGTCCTTTCAACGCGATCCTGCTGGAAGGAGACGTCGTTGGGAACGTCTGGTATTCCGGACGTGGCGCAGGCCAGCTTCCCACGGCGTCTGCAGTGACTGCCGACATCATTGACCTAGCGATTGGCCGGGCGCAGTTAACCTTTGCTCAACTGGATCTCTGGCGGGACACGCCCGAATTCCCTCTGATCGACGGGGATGCGGCTTCAAGTCGTTACTTCCTGCGCTTGTCAGTAGAGGATCGCCCGAATGTCATGGCTGAAGTCACCGGGATTCTGGGCCGACATGGCATCAGTCTGGCAACCGTGATTCAGCCGGAAGCCCCGGAAGTCGACGACGAATCCAAGGCTGTTCCGATTGTCCCGTTGATTATCATGACCCACAGAACAACAGCCGGGTGCCTCGCGGCCGCAGAAAGGGACCTTGACCGCCTCGGTTCTGTCAGGTCTCCGCGAATGGTCCTGGCCGTAGCGGATTAG
- a CDS encoding menaquinone biosynthetic enzyme MqnA/MqnD family protein → MSETAVSIGAVTYLNSKPLVEGLAELLPDTRIHLDFPSRLSDYLDSGCLDVALVPSIEYFRGGDYEILSDACVAAYGPVLSVKLYTRVPWGEIKTLALDEGSRTSATLARIMLAERHGVLPQLEPLPLNHQTQDTTADAILLIGDRAILPPNEPFLNTWDLGEEWLAWTGLPFVFAMWLSNRRQQLPAGDVDKIQQALCQSRDWGVQRLREIAEREAQALGLTFPTTFNYLSENLHFHLGNAERCGLQTFYELATGLGLAPRGAKLRFRS, encoded by the coding sequence ATGTCGGAAACGGCTGTCAGTATCGGAGCGGTCACGTATCTGAACTCAAAACCGCTGGTGGAAGGATTGGCAGAACTCCTGCCAGACACCAGGATCCACCTCGATTTTCCCAGCCGTTTATCGGACTATCTCGATTCGGGCTGCCTCGACGTAGCGCTGGTTCCCAGTATCGAATATTTTCGGGGGGGGGACTACGAGATCCTCTCGGATGCCTGCGTGGCCGCCTATGGTCCCGTGTTAAGTGTCAAACTGTATACACGCGTCCCGTGGGGAGAGATTAAGACCCTGGCTCTCGACGAGGGCTCCCGGACCAGTGCGACGCTTGCCCGGATCATGCTGGCGGAACGACACGGCGTTCTGCCTCAGCTTGAACCGCTGCCGCTGAATCATCAGACGCAAGACACGACAGCGGATGCCATCCTGCTGATCGGGGATCGTGCCATCCTTCCTCCGAATGAACCCTTCCTCAATACGTGGGATCTCGGCGAAGAATGGCTGGCCTGGACTGGTCTTCCTTTTGTGTTCGCCATGTGGCTGTCAAATCGCCGCCAGCAGCTTCCGGCCGGAGATGTCGACAAGATCCAGCAAGCGCTTTGCCAATCACGTGACTGGGGTGTTCAGCGGTTACGCGAGATTGCAGAACGCGAAGCACAGGCGCTGGGACTGACATTTCCGACGACCTTCAATTACCTTTCAGAGAATCTGCACTTTCACCTGGGAAATGCAGAGCGTTGTGGATTGCAGACGTTCTACGAACTGGCCACGGGACTGGGGCTGGCACCAAGAGGTGCAAAGCTCCGTTTTCGAAGCTGA